In Populus trichocarpa isolate Nisqually-1 chromosome 16, P.trichocarpa_v4.1, whole genome shotgun sequence, a genomic segment contains:
- the LOC7453674 gene encoding desmethyl-deoxy-podophyllotoxin synthase, whose amino-acid sequence MISLTKERSLLAGGFNVVDELYPALEFLQGVIGMKAEKVLAQINQILDNIINEHKEMGNSETIDEDPVHMLVRLQEDGTFKCPIEYSTSKLASRQVLEFIEWAMKEIMKNPRVVKKAQAEIREALRGKKTITEAEIREALRGKKTITEAEIREALRGKKTITEAEIREALLFILNFDPSHFSTFLAGTWQ is encoded by the exons ATGATATCACTGACCAAGGAAAGATCACTCTTGGCAGGAGGTTTCAATGTAGTCGATGAACTGTACCCTGCACTAGAGTTTCTTCAAGGAGTTATTGGGATGAAAGCGGAGAAAGTACTTGCTCAAATAAACCAGATCTTGGATAATATCATTAATGAGCATAAGGAGATGGGAAACAGTGAAACTATAGATGAAGATCCGGTACATATGCTTGTAAGGCTTCAGGAGGATGGAACCTTCAAGTGCCCCATTGAATATTCAACATCAAAGTTAGCCTCTAGGCAA GTACTGGAGTTCATAGAATGGGCCATGaaagaaatcatgaaaaacCCAAGAGTCGTGAAGAAAGCACAGGCTGAGATAAGAGAAGCCCTCAGAGGGAAGAAAACAATTACAGAGGCTGAGATAAGAGAAGCCCTCAGAGGGAAGAAAACAATTACAGAGGCTGAGATAAGAGAAGCCCTCAGAGGGAAGAAAACAATTACAGAGGCTGAGATAAGAGAAGCCCTTCTT TTTATTCTAAACTTCGATCCCTCGCATTTTTCAACCTTCTTAGCTGGCACATGGCAATAA